From Amaranthus tricolor cultivar Red isolate AtriRed21 chromosome 4, ASM2621246v1, whole genome shotgun sequence:
aacgaattcattactctcactattaacatcatcccaaggctcatttgtatcttctaaattaaaagtatcatcatttgataattgaaattaaagttgattgggttcattagaaggacaagaggaagatggcataaaggaattttgggtttcttgggtagggaagggcgtttGAAAAGGAGcagaaaaaattatattcatgaatgcatttgtttccacaacattgatatcttcattccctaggggcacctcttctacatataactctaaagaaggactaggggtaaaccttgaatactcccacattgcatctatagcctcctcatcctcaaccggaaaagctaacaaatctccactcagattgtacttaaaacttaaattaccagtacttcttgtagtatcaatgccaatcttagagcatataaaatatttaaattcattcaaatccatgtatgagttgcatgcaaacagtttaagtcttcccccaacatacttaacattgttactagttgatcgaattgaaccattccaaaagcatacaacagtcacacgaaatgaatccatttctacaacaacacatacaaaatcaacatcatcatcatgttcataaatagatgaccactatacattttcaattgaacaaaaattcacgaacaaacttttaattataaagatcaaagtaaataaaaactacattcgacatattcgtagagtttaagtgtaaatgaccactatacatgtcatacattttaaaatcaacaccaaatgaaaaattttataataaaaacatacctcaattagctgtagatcaacaagtATTAGTAAAATGCAAGCTTGtgaacctacattaatgtgaaagatgattaaaattcaacaaaccctaatattccaaaaatggaaaaaaaaaacaaaaaaaaaaccttaggtcgatgtaggaagatgacaaaactaattagtggtacaaacttggagtttgatgagtttagttgaagAATTGAAGTTGATTAGAAAAGTGGAATGAAGAAGGTGAAATCGTAAGTAttgcaaatgaaaaaaaaaccgTGAACTGAACTGAGGAAGAAGAAAGctggaaaaataaaaaggccaaagtcgctgttagtaattttaattttttttttcctttttcgctgttagtaacagcgattttacccgaggctaggcttggatatacggacgcttattttgggaaataagttttcacgaagcttattttaagaattaagttgttaaataaccttattttAAATTAGAATTGGATCAATCTATATTAAATCGTCTCAGTAAAACCgtctaaaaaaaatactttttgtGTTAGTATATGAAGTGTATCAAATTTGGTACAATGAATAATTTCAGCCCATTTTACATAAGCAACATATAATACTATAAACCCTAGAAATTAGACTATATAAGCCGTTTACATAAACCTATATTATCATTTTACATAAGCCGTTTCTCTTCATCCCAAATTCTTCCGGTGAATGATTTCATACATTTGTTTCTATACCTTTCTTCTATTCAACTTAGGATTTGTTGATAGTATTTGGCTGATTTGGTAAATTTcagtcattttttttttttttttttgtatacttTTCAATATAAGAATTAGGATGAGGCTTGGAG
This genomic window contains:
- the LOC130811114 gene encoding uncharacterized protein LOC130811114; translation: MDSFRVTVVCFWNGSIRSTSNNVKYVGGRLKLFACNSYMDLNEFKYFICSKIGIDTTRSTGNLSFKYNLSGDLLAFPVEDEEAIDAMWEYSRFTPSPSLELYVEEVPLGNEDINVVETNAFMNIIFSAPFQTPFPTQETQNSFMPSSSCPSNEPNQL